In one window of Poriferisphaera corsica DNA:
- a CDS encoding transporter associated domain-containing protein — protein sequence MQSAIIIASVSCLLTCYFAAIQVALRAYSKRKLGDLLKSANTETRLESFSNRIPKMLMVTGILRTAFSMIILLASFYFGQYEFPTDAQFQYVSAFIIGGILLIIFNVAIPSSWGTYKPEWLLSWSIPILSFLTFIFTPVIAILSIFDPIVRRISGVDLEKDYDPEIAEEVLSTIEQHDESDTVDEEQKEMLEAILDISDTDAGEVMTPRTDVHGISVSSTLEQARDAIITFGHSRIPVYQDNLDNILGILYAKDLIKYVDQSPSDFNLKNIIRDPLLIPESKTVRDLLAEFKAQKIHLAIVIDEYGGTAGIVTVEDIVEEIIGDIQDEYELEEEPQQIIILDSNTANIDARTHIDDINDQFDIELPEDEDYDTIGGYVFSSLGHIPNVGEQFDFENLRFTVTAAERTKVLSIRLERLTPDTKPLDQ from the coding sequence TTGCAATCTGCGATCATCATCGCTTCAGTTAGCTGCCTACTCACCTGCTACTTCGCCGCAATACAAGTTGCCCTCCGTGCATACTCCAAGCGAAAGCTCGGCGACCTCCTCAAATCTGCCAACACTGAAACCAGACTCGAATCCTTCTCCAACCGCATCCCCAAAATGCTCATGGTCACAGGCATACTCCGCACAGCCTTCTCCATGATCATCCTCCTCGCATCCTTCTACTTCGGCCAGTACGAGTTCCCAACCGACGCACAATTCCAATACGTATCCGCCTTCATCATCGGCGGCATCCTCCTCATCATCTTCAATGTCGCCATCCCCTCATCATGGGGAACCTACAAACCCGAATGGCTCCTCTCCTGGTCGATCCCCATCCTCTCATTCCTCACCTTCATCTTCACGCCCGTCATCGCCATCCTCTCTATCTTCGATCCCATCGTCCGCCGCATCTCCGGCGTCGATCTCGAAAAAGATTACGACCCCGAAATCGCCGAGGAAGTCCTCTCGACCATCGAGCAACACGACGAATCCGACACCGTCGATGAAGAGCAAAAAGAAATGCTCGAAGCCATCCTCGATATCTCCGACACAGACGCTGGCGAAGTCATGACGCCACGCACCGACGTCCACGGCATCTCCGTCAGTTCAACCCTCGAACAAGCCCGCGACGCAATCATCACCTTCGGCCACTCGCGCATCCCCGTCTACCAAGACAACCTCGACAACATCCTTGGCATCCTCTACGCCAAAGATCTCATCAAATATGTCGACCAATCCCCCTCAGATTTCAACCTCAAAAACATCATCCGTGACCCCCTCCTCATTCCAGAATCCAAGACCGTCCGCGACCTGCTCGCCGAATTTAAAGCACAGAAAATCCATCTCGCCATCGTCATCGACGAGTACGGCGGTACCGCTGGCATCGTCACCGTCGAAGACATCGTCGAAGAGATCATCGGCGACATCCAGGATGAATACGAACTCGAAGAAGAACCCCAGCAAATCATCATCCTCGATTCCAATACAGCCAACATCGATGCCCGTACCCACATTGACGACATCAACGACCAGTTCGATATCGAACTCCCCGAAGACGAAGACTACGACACCATCGGCGGGTACGTTTTTTCCTCCTTGGGCCATATCCCCAACGTCGGTGAGCAATTCGACTTCGAAAACCTCCGTTTCACCGTCACCGCTGCCGAACGCACAAAAGTCCTCTCCATACGCCTCGAAAGACTCACACCTGACACAAAACCTCTCGACCAGTAG
- the ybeY gene encoding rRNA maturation RNase YbeY — translation MNQQHDNPNPASDAAQQAASDDDPIPQPGSDPLQSGVELHISREAPDSDPPTDNWLQPLIVKALTAADVNTGLLGINIVADDRMAELHLQFMNIPGPTDVLTFDMCEDETDPFEGDIIINIDEAARHAQQHNHDTRTEVLLYAVHGILHLLGYDDHTLEDFQDMHKREDQILQAIGIGKVFHLSPHDRPKSDPSNHELDT, via the coding sequence ATGAATCAGCAACACGACAACCCAAACCCCGCCTCGGACGCAGCTCAACAAGCAGCCTCCGATGACGACCCCATACCTCAACCCGGTTCTGATCCTCTCCAATCAGGCGTCGAGCTTCACATCTCTCGTGAAGCTCCCGATTCCGATCCCCCCACAGACAATTGGCTTCAACCGCTCATCGTCAAAGCCCTCACCGCCGCCGATGTCAATACCGGTTTGCTTGGCATCAACATCGTCGCCGACGATCGCATGGCTGAGCTCCATCTCCAATTCATGAACATCCCCGGCCCAACCGACGTACTTACTTTCGATATGTGTGAAGATGAAACCGATCCCTTCGAAGGCGACATCATCATCAATATCGACGAGGCCGCACGCCACGCCCAACAACATAATCACGACACACGCACCGAAGTCCTCCTCTACGCTGTTCACGGCATCCTCCACCTCCTCGGATACGACGACCATACACTCGAAGACTTCCAAGACATGCACAAACGTGAAGACCAAATCCTCCAAGCCATCGGCATCGGTAAAGTCTTCCATCTATCTCCACACGATCGACCAAAATCTGACCCATCAAATCATGAGTTAGACACTTAA